One genomic window of Metopolophium dirhodum isolate CAU chromosome 4, ASM1992520v1, whole genome shotgun sequence includes the following:
- the LOC132943605 gene encoding charged multivesicular body protein 1-like: MRSVVTSMASACGARDMHLPSLTATMDRFERMTDHLGARQTCATQALGGVTATATGAEQVDLLMAQIVDRAGLDVRSVMPAALTEGSPLRQTTTPPPAQDPILGLDEQLSKLRSHYG, from the coding sequence ATGCGGTCAGTCGTCACGTCGATGGCGTCGGCCTGCGGCGCGCGCGACATGCACTTACCGTCGCTGACGGCCACCATGGACAGGTTCGAACGGATGACCGACCACTTGGGGGCGCGGCAAACGTGCGCCACCCAAGCGCTCGGCGGCGTAACGGCCACAGCGACGGGCGCCGAACAAGTCGACCTGCTCATGGCGCAGATCGTCGACCGGGCCGGGCTGGACGTCAGGAGCGTAATGCCCGCGGCCTTGACGGAGGGCTCGCCACTGCGGCAAACGACTACGCCGCCGCCGGCGCAGGATCCGATCCTGGGACTCGACGAACAACTGTCGAAACTCAGAAGCCACTACGGATAA